DNA from Branchiostoma lanceolatum isolate klBraLanc5 chromosome 6, klBraLanc5.hap2, whole genome shotgun sequence:
TTTGGAAAATCTCTATTACGATGGGTACATATTCTGGACACAAATATTACTAGTAGAATAATTAATCAAGGATATTTGTCATAACCTTTTAGGCTCCACCGAGGGTTGAGACAAGGCTGTCCATTGTCACCATACTTGTTTATCCTCTCAGTAGAGATATTGGCCATAAGAATAAGGGACAATCAAACTTACCAAATCGTGTGCGGTATAGAATTTGACTGACGTCGACTTGGAAAATTCTTTGAATATGGTATTTTTCAGCATCAGTTGAGAGTTAAGGTAGTGTGTGTGGCCAATAGTAGATGATTACATAGGATTCCCGTGCGTCTACCTCCACCATAGGGCTTCTCTACGCATCAGTAACGACATAGCCACAAGCAAAGGCCTTGAGAATGTCAGCGCAAAGTGTCGACCAACAAACTTGGCGGACCGTTACAGAGACTTGGAGAGCAAGGAGTGGCTGGCAGCCAAGGAGGAGCTGGATGTTTGCTGCCATGAGAAGAAACTCGTTACGCAGTACCTTTGTGACGTTTTTGTGGTAggatttgtttttaaacatgAAGTTAAAAATATCAATTGTATCCAGAAAAGACTGCTTGCCAGTAGTCCACTTTGTCTAGATCAATTCAAAGATCAACTCAATTGATTAGGCAACTTTACAGATGTACGAAATGAAAACTTGAGATACGATACCATTCAACCATCCGCCACGTGTAGAATTGTTTTACACTGAGACACAAAGAAAATGTTAATTCCTGATATTTCCTGTTGTCGGATTTTCAGTCCTGAATAAAGATTCTGACTGcataaatctgaataaatattTTCTATCTAGTTTTGAATGCTGATCcatagaaactagagttcctcaTACCATCTACATAATAAGCGTATGTTTATGCAAATCATCActtgagctatctacatatcaaAAGTCATAACGATACATTAGCCCTTTATTGAGTTATTTTCTAAATcgactcctgcagttccaaaaagctGCTAGGCGGCCGAAACCAACACAACTACACCCACTAGCTAGGCGTtatttaccactcaaaaattatgAACTTTGCATGTTCAAAACACACGATTTTAAAAGCGGaatttccactgcagtaccataacaagtcGCTTGGGGGTccgaaatctaatcatttcgaggtctcgtGAAGTCCTGCCcacggaccaaggaggtttaaatatataaacctccttggcatTTCCACCGGGCTTGTCTTTTGTGTCTAGCGTTTTTCTGCTTTGTTTTACAACAGGAGGCGATGACGATATCAAAGGAGATGATGACTCAGCTCACCCCCAGTTTGACCAGTTTGAGCGACCTGCTGTTAGAGCCAGTTCAGGAGATTGGAAAGAGAGACTCTGCTCACAATCACTCGGTTGGTTTTCATTTTGAGGCTTATACAGTTTTTGAGACTTACATGGCTACTGATAGCtatcaaaaacattttctgtaTGTCAGCTATGCCTAATTTAGGAAGCATggtgaaaaacattatttttataacttgaTGGATTCGGTGGGGAGATACATTGCATGGTCGTTTTGTTGTTCACTTTATAGTGCCTAGTGAAACATTgatcagcaagtttccttgctgtttctgtagcgtTTTAacggggaggggttgctaggcCTTCTCCTTttacgggacccccattttacgtcccaaccgagatgccctttccCAGAATTTAAATGGCTATCCCAggtaccaactaattggaaccaggagcttaactATGAGGCTGCTATAGCTACCAGTTGAACTACAGGGACCTTCCCATACATTGCATGTTAAGTACAAGTAAAGTTGTCTTATCACAGGTAGTGGCAGCAGGGCAGGCATCAAACCAGAGCGTAGAACCCAGCGACGTGCAGAAGGATTTACAGAGGAAAGTGAAGGATGTCATCAAAGAGCGGTCCGACAAGTGCAATATCGACGAGATTGTGGAGGtgtgatgtttttatttttcatatcatacatatacatacccAAAACTTTTCAGCTTCTCTAATCTTATTGGTTGCCGTATATTACCGCGAAAACAGTAAGAAAAGTGTCTGTAAGAAAACAGAAGTATTAATAGAATTATCTCCTTGGACGACAAAGAAATTCCTTGTTTTCACACTTGTTTCGTATCTTTACACTATGGATTTCAGCACTTCAATGTGACACAAAATTGAACACTCCAGTAAGTGCTATATTTGTGTTGTATAAAGTGTACGTCGTATTCAAATTGGTGGGTGCAAAACGTTATGTGACTCCGTCTTATTGTCTTAATCTTCCAACAGAGGGTTCGGGATTCTATGCGTAAGAAGCAGCAATACAGCAGACTGACCAGGGGTAGCAGTGGTAGAAAGGGTTTCGAGACGTACATATCGGAGTGCTGCCGACTTGCCTGGCAAATGAACGTGCAGACCCCCGCCATGGCGATTAGCGTAGAAACAGACGTGCTATTTAATCCGACTCTGCACGACCGTGCGTACGACTGTGAGCGCTTTGCGGACGGTACTGAATTGATCGATTATTACGTTTGGCCTACCTTGTTTGACGCAGAAAATCAACTGCCAGTAACAAAAAAAGGGAGGGTTTACACCAAAAGAATGTACTCATCAGCTATGTTGTACACTCCAAACTGCCAGGCTAACTACCTGCCACAGGTTTACAAAACTTGACAGGTTTACAAGTCAGAGACCATTTTAAAACGGTCCTGTTTACGTACATAGTTAAGACCCTTACCCAACGAGCAACCACATTTTACAGTCCCCATGTGGCATTCACACCCCACTCAAGAACAAAAATTGGTGAAGATTCTCCATATGAAGACAAAACCAGCCAAGAAGACTAATATTGATATGGCCAATTAACCTATTTGTATGGATCAACCACTCCTCATAAACGACTATTTTTTCCTCAGTTCCTTTAGTGATTGTTGAGACCAGGTTTGAATGTGCTAAGTAGGGATGCATGCCTAAACGCTGAACCGAATCCGGACTCataaaaacgtttaggttcaggtccacaCAAAAACTAGACTGTGATTCAGTTCCGAACTTTctgaaaaatcaaaaagactCACGTGAAATATTATTTCCCTTTATCCTAACGTTGTAGTCTCACACTACTGCTGAATGCCAacactaccccccccccccccccccatccccaTGACTATACAAATTACGTTTGTTCCTACTGTGAAAATCTCACGCTGGTATTTAGAAGGCATCTaatgaaaaacatgtttatatACAAAAATGCCATGCAGTATTATTTGGTAGATTCTTCACACCAGGGTACTAAGTACTAATATTGATCAAAGTTTAAAGGAGCATAATCATACTGAACACTGGCTCTTGGTAACGCAGATGTTGTTAGACATTGCGCATCTCACAGCGTTTTgatttttcaacatttgtatTGCGAGACAGACAGAGCTACTGGCAATGACTTGATCACTGTGTATCGATGGGAGTCCGAACAAGGCTTGTTCGTTTACAACAAAATTGAAGAAATTTGCCAAGTTGAATTAATAATATGCCAGAAGAGTAAACTGGCCACACAGACACCTTGCTTGCAAATGTGTCACTTCGGCAAACAATTCATCCTACTTTCTACTTACAAGCAAAGTTCTACAATGTTCGCAATAACTTCGAGTCTGATAAAGACTACATCGATGGCGCCCGCAAAAAGAACCCTACTGATAGGACCCAAAAGCCAGTACGCATATTTGTTTACCAGTAAATGTGCTGATATAAAGCCCTTTGCTTATCAACGTATCCGTCCCATTATCGACTGTTGACTGTCAGGGCTTTTGCGGTCATGTAGTTTCGCGATGTAACTATGGATCCAGGTGAAAGTGtgcttaaaagaaaaaaaaacgaattgCATGTGGAAAGTTGAAAGAGGTCATTTTGTTCTATCATTTGATTCTTGTTCTTACtccttgttgattttgtttttatgGCACAATGGGCATTTTAATCTGAACCTAGCTGGGCGTGATGTGTCTACAATAAACTTTAGCACCGACTTCAGTGGTCAAACCATTCTTTCAATTATTAACAAAGTTACCACACTGTGCAAACAACTGAGCAGGAACACTAAGGCATTCACAACATAACATATTGAAGAACCCTGAATGGGAAGTTTTTCCCAAGACCGCCATTTAGAGTCTCAGAAATATGAAGATCATGAATTGTGTTCGCTTTGTATGCTTTTACTACCGGTTCGGCTCGATCAGGTtcgagtccaggttcaggtccaaaggtttaggttcaggtccggacctgaacctaaacctgatcctgtctagatGATATCTTACTCTTAATAATCTTACATTTTATCAACCCAATTTCAATGTTAACCTTATTTTTGATGCCTTCTTTGTCAATACAGAGAGGAGACACAGAGCACTAACAGGCAGATAGAAGATACAAgacactttcattttcaacaaacgTCTTTGCTCAGAGATCTCAAAAAGTCAACTAAACAAAAAATcactccagactaacttttagacctaggagcactgtgctcctaactcaaaaaagttaggagcaccagcaaaaatctgggagcaccactacaaaaagttggaagaacaagcaaaagtcttggccataccaaataatactcctattaacaaccgggaatgaaatatttgaatagatcataaaagataaaagcctacattgatgctgcagaacaattggcaattcaagttattcaataccttcctgcatactaaatgatactagtatgagggatttttagaaaaattgggcataggttccccggctggccccaatccgggggccacggtgcctcaagttcaacaagttgaaaaatacacaatggcattttttacttggaacaaggcaagtaatgattcacataaccttgaatgataaataaatagataactctaaaatgtatctattggtttcatgaccaaaacaaataaagtcacattccataatttgaaacttttctgctgccatcaagttcaacatttttacaggcatttttttcaccccagccctctgtctacaaataatccaaaatactttaatatccttgaaattcttgctcaataggatcaaaaattatctgtttgttcggttcctttgaaacgcacAGTTCAAACTTCGCGCTTCAGGACCGCGGCaccgccatccaatgacaggccgacggCATGGAGACAGCTTTGTAATTCAAGGCTGTAGAttctagaccgcagcagaatgaaagtagcaccataatgacgggcagatcatgagttttgaaatgatatcggtgacaaagggaaaatttaatattttttggGGATacaactccacttgaattgattcatcgatttttgatcgtaaaattTATCACTTGAACAGGTGAaaaatgaccgcaggaaacaggccttgcattctgctgcggtctacaATCATCATGGCGGCGGTCCTGAACGCAGAGCGCACGGCTAGCGCTTTACTTTCAtcggcaaatttctggcgtttgaaacattttacaaatcaaacaaatacatcacaaaagagagaaacttatatcatttatttctatgggtaactttgccactaggaacggatagtttttgtaccgcgggtgtgggaacatgatagaaaattcacctacggtagcgttggaatacctaaatattttcagcttaccgctaagttctgcagccattatcctggcgcagatcgtaatttttgattgtcgcaccgtgcgaccatgattttaaatctagtcgcattctaaAAAAAACTGGTCCCATGTGCGACTCACacagtcgcactcacgagcgctgccgGGCGGGCGGCGGCACTCTCAGACtcggaaaaaaatatttgttgcattacatgttactttgttttgACTTCCGGGTCCAAAAAACCGGTTCACGACATTCGGTTTTTTTGAACCGGTTACcgcatgtttttccggtccaaaccggtccagtCGAACCGATATCCACCCCTACTAAGTAAACATGGTTTGTGAATAGGCCTTGACCAAGTTACAGTTGAGGGCCATGTCATATATGTTGCATATATGTATCATGCTTATTGGGCAATTTTTATGTATTCGAAAACGTTCCACAAGCTCTAAGTGTCCTGATACTCAACCGTCACCACTTGTAAATGGACATTTGTAAATCCTGTGTTGCTTCTTGAAATATTATTTTCAccgtataacgttatataggcGGTGGCCGATTTTCCTGCATCACGATCACTTTGGCAATCTTTTTTAGCCCGTCAACATCACCCTTCTGTTTATTCCAACCCGTGAAGAAGTTGTTATTACTTGTTTGTGAATATCATATTCCTTGTACATATAGAGTCAATTCctagtcaccgagagggttttgagATGATATCTTTAACAATTTTTAActatttgaaataaaagaatatttcGGTCataatagttctaaattgttcacaCAAGTAAATGTTCAAATAActaaaaatggaaattaaacaTGTGTGAACTTATTCATAtatcttgaaaatatttttgaaagtaATTGCTGAAATACCTCTTTATTTAGAAAAATTTCCAACTTCtttgtgattgtttcactgttggaacatgttccaacaatttgcaacatttttcaAAGAGTAAATTTTGATTATTGTccccataaatgtaggtgctaattatgacctgtacttagctcatcagagcatgaacgtgcaataaaggtctttcattcattcattatgatCTATTGTCTGCctttgtgtatttttagatttcacgacTGGACAACAGTGGCTCTTTTGTGTTGACCCGTCTATAatgggatgtgtgaattgccctttacccagcccactgacccagttacacaatGCTTTTTAGAATTTTGGAGCATGTTAGAACAAATTGTGAATCAATGTTGCGACATTTTAGAAACTAACAGTTACGTATCTCATTtggattgttacaaaggtttcgGACGCCAATGAGATTTTAGAGACCAATGTCAAGCACGAGTTGGACAGGTTTTTCGGGAAGGGAGGGGACTAATGTCAAAGGCAGCTACAATAATGcaggaaagacaaaaaaaggaaagtgataaaTCATAATTCTTGTTTTCGAGAGGAGACACCAATGCTGATGACATGGTCCttagaccttagaccttagatcctcccgcaactttgttgcataggtcaacttggctcCGGATACTTCTTCTCCAAAGGGTGCGGTCTTGCGCCGCCACTGCCATATCCTCCAGTGAATGTAATCCCAGCTTTTTCCCGTCGTTTTGCAGTGTTCGCCTAAGAGTGACCTTAGGCCGTCCTCTTGGACGTGTGCCTTTCGGTTTCCAGGTCATGGCAATTTTAGTCGTTCTGTGCTCGGGTAACCTCCACGCATGTCCGGCAAAGGTTAATcttcttttcattacaattgTGCTAAGTGGGGGGACTTTTGCTCTTTGCATGAGCTCTTCATTTGTAACATGATCTCGCCATGAAATGCCGAGAATTGATCTCAGACATTTGCGTTGGAATGTGTCTAGAGCTTGTACTGTCTCTGTGGTGCTTTTCCACGTCTCGCATGCGTAGATAGCTGTCGGTACCACAATGGACTGGAAAAGCTTTAACTTTAAGGGTATGCTGATTTGTTTAGAAAGCCAGATTTTCCTTAAGTATTGCCACATTCCCGTGGCTTTACCAAGGcgagttttgatgtctttttctgTGCCACCGTGCCTAGTAATAGTACTTCCTAGGTATGTGAAGCTGTCAACATACTCTATTTGTTGGTTGTCAAGTAGGATTGGTGTAGGGTTTTCTATAGTTGTCATGGCTTTTGTTTTTTCGCCGCTTACCCTGAGCCCAATCTTTCCACCTATGCTGGCTAGGTTGTTTGTGAAATTTTGCAAATTCTCACAGCTGTTGGCCAGTGCAGCTAGGTCATCTGCAAAGTCGAGGTCAGTTAATGTCCCCTCGCCAAAGGTTATACCTTCCCCTGTCTGTTTGGTTTTCTTCATcaaaaaatcaataacaataacaaacagaaaGGGAGACAGAATACATCCCTGTTTGACTCCTGTGGCAACTTCGAACATAGGCGTGgctcctgtttttgttttgatacaacACTTGGAGTTTTGGTACAGGGATTTGAATATATTGATGTATTTCTCAGGTATGCCATACAATTTTACAATCTTCCACAGTGTGTCTCTATGCACAGAGTCAAACGCTTTGCGAAAGTCAATAAAGTTGATGGCAAGTGGTGCTCTGAACTCATGCGATTGTTCGATTATGTTGCGAAGGGCAAAGATCTGTTCGATAGTCGATCTTCCTTTCCTAAAACCGGCTTGCTCTTCTCTGAAAACTGTATCGACCTCGTCTTTGAGCCTGTGTAGAATAACACTACAGAAGACTTTACCTGGTACGGATAGTAGGGTCACCCCTCTCCAATTGTTGCAGTTGCTAGGGTCACCTTTTTTTGCAAGTTTAACTATGAGACCATGTCTCCAGTCATCTGGGACCGTTTCAGTCATCCAAATTCTATTAAAGAAGTGTGTTAGTTCACTGAGAAGTCTTTTACCACCATGTTTGAGTAACTCTGCAGTTATGTTGTCAATCCCTGCtgccttgttgttttttaacCTTTTGATGGCTGCCTCTACCTCTCTTTCTGTTATGGGTGACTGGTCTACTTCAATACTGTTTATTATGTCACTGTCCTCAGTTTCTAACAGCTCTTCTGGTATTGGCTGGTTCAAAACCTCCCGGAAGTGCTCAACCCATCTGGCATCTTGTTCCTCATCTGATGTTAGGACTGTACCATTTTTGCTCTTTATGGGCACTGCTGTAGTTTCTTTGCTTTTAGAGTTGGTTATGTCTTTTACAATGCGATAAAGAGTGCGCGAGTCATTCCTGTCTGCAGCTTTTTGtgcttcttcttgtttttcttctaacCACCTCTGTTTGTCCTTTCTACATGCTTGTTTAACACACTTGTCTAGGTGACGGTAATGGGCATCATGCCTCTGCCATTCACTGTTCGTTTTGGTTTGATCCCTAACAGACTTTGTTGCTTTGCGTTCGTCAATAAGTGTTTTGTTAGAAATCCAGCGTTCTCTCTTGGTACCTCTGCGCCGACCAACCTGTTTCTCAGCAGCTTGGGTAATCACTGTACTTATGTTTTCCCACTGCTCTTCTATGTTTTCACTTCTCTGTAGTGACTCAAGTCTATCTTGAATGTCAATTTTGTATCGTGTGTTGACCTCATTTGAGGATTCCAACTTCCTAACATCAAAAGGTTTtggcatgttgttttgttttgcttgcttTTTAAATTTGATTCTAACTTTTCCAACGACCAAGTTGTGGTCAGAACCGATGTCGGCCCCCCGGTAACCGCGAACGTCAAGCAATGCTGACCTCCATCTGCGATCTATGCAGATATAATCTATCTCGTTTCTGGTACGCCCGTCTGGGGATGTCCATGTAGTTTTGTGAATACGTTTATGTGCAAAGAATGTGTTGCCCACACTCATTCCTGCTACGCTAGCCAGTGTGATTAGTCGACTGCCATTGTCATTTGTTGCTTTGGCAATGCCATAAGGGCCAATACAGCTTGGCATAGCTCTTCTGTCTGTGTCAATTTTAGCATTGAAATCTCCTAATAAAATTTTGATGTCATGTCTGTGCACACTATCAATCACACTTTGCAGTTGAGCATAAAACTCATCCTTGACATCAGTACTGTTCACTTCTGTTGGAGCATAGACCTGGATAACTGTCACTCTTGCGTGAACTGATTCAAATCTGGCAGTTATCAATTTTTCGGTCACTAATGGGGTTCCATGAAATAAGAGATTTTGTTGTATTATTGTTCAACATTATACCGACGCCTCTTCTGTGTTTGTCTGGCGACTCAGGATCGTTTCCAGAATACAAAAAGGTGATATCGTCCTGATTATGTCTGCCTTTTCctgcggtatgcctaaacacctcaaccGACCTCATcccacctcacccgacctcatcccagtctaaaatgcagtgtatacggggcagggacattatttgacgttctggatacgttagaTATGCAatcatgaatgcaaaacaagtagcaaactctaagtatttaccagtttttgtaagttactccgctcgtttccaagatagaagggtgatacgcgccgttttgagtatcatggTCACGGAGAGagtcaatagtgcagtcaaaataggtcagatcaagcatataaatgtgtctacAGTATCGTGACAAGTTCACCAATCTCCTACAATGCTTCAGaagaatcagacttttgtcagaaacgagatttttcgagtcaaagttgatatattttccgcggggtttcgccattgttttcaacccaaatatgcaccatatgggggtttcgcggcacccgttagagcgaagtaacttataaaaactggtaaatacttggagttttctgcttgttttgcattcataattgcatatctaacgtatccagaacgtcaaagaATGTCCTTttcccgtatacactgcattttagactcggatgaggtcgggtgaggtgggatgaggtcgggtgaggtgtttaggcataccccttTTCCTGGCCATCTGGTTTCACTTACACCCAAAACATCTAGACTATAGGAACTCATTTCCATCATTAGTTGTTCAAATTTACCGGTTTGTTGTAATGTTCGAACGTTCCATGTTCCAATTCGCGTGATTGTTTTAGCAGTGAAGATCGTTCCTTCCCGAATCCGTCCCGCGTTTCCGTCCCCAACGCTTCCCGTCATACTAATATGGCAGTAGTCGACCAACCTTCTCGAAGTTCCGCTCGCCTTGTCGCTTCTGCAGCAGGAGTCTTTTACgaggcagggttgctaaccTTGCGCCCAACCGCCAGTGCGGAGATGGTACCTTGGTTGCGGGTCCAGGTCACTTCCAGTAGTAGAATAGAGGAAAAGTTTGCGAACTCAAAAGTaaaaaggtgggaggggggcgtacgcCCCACGGTGGCTTATCTGAAGATTTACACTGTCTAAATCGAACAAAACCAAAAATGAAATAAGGGAAACTTTAAACCCTATCTAATATGTACAATGAATCGGTTCTGGTCTTCCGATGGCTACTTAGGTCGGGGATTAAGATGGATGGTATCCCCAACACTAAGCACTCCAACGGAAGCCGCCATGTTCGGTCGTGACGTCACCGCAACACCGATGACATGGTAGCTACATTAAATATGCGATCTGAGAATGACATTGTACGAAGGAAATGTTAGATACCTTGATAGTAATTAAACACTGAAAacgtacatataacgttacagtataCGTACTGCACTCGGATCTCTATATTACAGTACTTGGTGCCGCGTAAACAGGTACTTGTCTTAACGTGCACATCTGGTGGCATCTACGGCAGCAAAACCACTTGCCGCTCGCATTCTTTACTTAAAGCATGATCATGAGAAAACCACATAACCCTGTCCATAGTAACATGGCATAGTGTTTTCTATAGCTGATTGAAAACCTATGTATGAATAGTGTGGATAATACTGCTGCATGTACTGCTGCTAGTGTGACCAAAGATATTTACTCCAACACTTTTGTTATCATATTTCTATAACGATATAATCGTCTTATGACAGCAAACTAACATTTATAACTTCTGATAACAATAATTAATCTCATGTAAATAGTACATGATGAAATGCGTCTAAGGTTACATATGATACATTTTCCCGACAAAAATATGACTCAGTTCTAGTTGCTAAGTGTTGTTTAGTTATAAAATCCCAATAACACAAAAATCAACACCGAGTGCTCATTTCGCCGTGGTTTAGATTGTTACAGATACGTTGAAGAACTTTCCCCCTCATCATGGGACTGTGCTTTACCAAGAATTACCCTGCCTTTCGCAGCGACACCTCCACCTGTATAAGTATACAAGATTGGCCAAATGTAATCTAAAATCTCTGAAGTTGTGTCATCACCACATTCATACCACAGATCGTGAATGTTCTTATCGTACGTTCTAGGCTCGGTAGACACGACCATCGGTGGCTGTACAAGGTAGAACTGCCACGCAAGGAGACAGCACGCCTTCACGTATTTTCGTGCCTCACCATGGCTGTCAAAGAATCTCTCTTGTAGCAAGAACTTTTCAACTGCTTTCATTTCCACGTTCTATGTGAAACAAGAACAGAGGTGGAttaatttatgttcatttaattcccttttttcttcattatacaaAGAATTAGACTCAAGTGAGAAACCGAGTAGGACAATAGACAAGCTAGTCTTGCTATATCTGTGAAATGGAGACCGcaagtatacagaataatcTTCTCTGGTGGATGAATTTAGCCTTGGATTCGAATTCTTACACATTGTATCGTTGAATGTACAGTTCGGTTTTAGATGAATGTGACACTGTAATAACTGTTACAATATATCACTCCTCTGCGCGCTCCTCTGACTTTATCATCTAACgttaaatgaaataaaatgttaaAAAATATACTAAGTAACGTACTTCCTCTAACCCACAGAGATCAATGGAGTGCGATGTTTTCTTCATGCACTTCAGTATGTCGTTCTTTAACGCCTGTGAAATGACCGGTGAATCCGATGTACACTGACTCTCTGGGATCGCCTGCGGAAATTGGGCAAATGAGATTACATCCCACTCTTCTCCTTGGTGACATACATCTGTTGTAACGCACCAAAATTACCAGGGATGCATTAACTGGAATTAACTTTAGAGTCATCGATTAATAAAAGTTGTTTGGTGCCTATAGACGGATGAAGGTCATACTACTCTAAATATACGTGAAAATAAATATAATGTCCTCAGCCGAGTGTCTAAATAGTTCACATGCGTGCAGAACATGCACTGTGTGGACTTTATTATAGAGTTATGTGGTTAACCAAGGCACAGCATCAAATACGAGTTGAGTACAAATATGGAAGGCATTGTCATACCGACATACGTTTGGTAAGAATGATGATTGATTGGTCTTAAGAAATGTCGCCATTTCGGGAGTAGATCACTACTTGAGTGCACGTAGCACTTTGTAGCAAAAGTTCATGACGCAAGTCTTGAAATGGTGTAACCCCTCACCCATCATGTAACATGTTACATTAGGCAGCATCGAAATAGCAAAACGTATCGTTACTGCTGCGACAAAATCAACCACatcctttctctatttctatttTGCCGGCACATTTTGTGGCGACGACTATTAAAAGTAAGTATATCAAATATTGATGTCAATTTAATGACTTTGTAGTGAACTGCAGCGTTACTGGGGATTTCAGGACCTTGTCTTAGACTTGTGGTAGCGGGAGATCAGGGCCGCGCGCGTCTAACATTACATTGCACAATTGTTTGCATTATGCTTGCCTTGAATAGGTTAATGCAACACTGCATGTTGCAAAGTCAAAGAACGACGCTCGCTGCTATTCGTCTGTCAGCTATTCTGAGTTTGAAAACAATCAATGTGGTATCTATCATATCGCGATATATCTTACTTTCTCGCCATTCGATGAAGGGTGGTGATATTGAACAGGACTGAACAACATGTCAAGTAGTTCTCCCTCTCGCTTGGTAACTTCAGGGCCTGCCTCATGGTACGCCTCCTACATGCGTGGATCAGGGAATTACAAACATCTTTTTACATTCACTAGCAATAGTATATTTTGTCTAGCAATTAAAATGCATATGGTTCCGACTGCACTTCAAAAATATGTAGCATGCATATGCATGGCACTG
Protein-coding regions in this window:
- the LOC136437481 gene encoding uncharacterized protein, whose protein sequence is MSAPGNWPPRALREWQDVPENWKTDWPNLMRLGLVISPSRRNITSEVNDDLYRLLQLYYGITASLHKKYETLLREQQDTDTNQAQWDRASLRISNDIATSKGLENVSAKCRPTNLADRYRDLESKEWLAAKEELDVCCHEKKLVTQYLCDVFVEAMTISKEMMTQLTPSLTSLSDLLLEPVQEIGKRDSAHNHSVVAAGQASNQSVEPSDVQKDLQRKVKDVIKERSDKCNIDEIVERVRDSMRKKQQYSRLTRGSSGRKGFETYISECCRLAWQMNVQTPAMAISVETDVLFNPTLHDRAYDCERFADGTELIDYYVWPTLFDAENQLPVTKKGRVYTKRMYSSAMLYTPNCQANYLPQVYKT